A genome region from Nocardioides cynanchi includes the following:
- a CDS encoding SDR family NAD(P)-dependent oxidoreductase has protein sequence MSRRTAVVTGASSGIGAATARALAAEGYAVLCAARRTDRIERLAAEIDGTAITCDVTSAESVAALAAAVGDSLHVLVNNAGGAFGLGNVAEADPDEWRHMYEVNVIGLLNVTRALLPALTASGDGLIVNVGSTAGRIAYEGGAGYTAAKHGTQVVTETLRLELVGEPIRVSEIAPGMVRTDEFALNRFEGDRSRADAVYAGVPDPLVAEDVADAIAWIATRPSHVNIDELVIKPRAQAAQHKVHRV, from the coding sequence ATGAGCCGTCGTACCGCCGTCGTGACCGGGGCCAGCAGCGGGATCGGGGCCGCCACCGCGCGGGCCCTGGCCGCCGAGGGGTACGCCGTGCTGTGCGCGGCACGTCGTACCGACCGGATCGAGCGGCTGGCCGCGGAGATCGACGGGACCGCCATCACCTGCGACGTGACGTCCGCCGAGTCGGTCGCGGCCCTGGCCGCGGCGGTGGGCGACTCGCTGCACGTCCTGGTCAACAACGCCGGTGGTGCCTTCGGGCTGGGCAACGTCGCCGAGGCGGACCCGGACGAGTGGCGGCACATGTACGAGGTCAACGTGATCGGGCTGCTCAACGTCACCCGCGCGCTGCTGCCCGCGCTGACCGCGAGCGGCGACGGCCTGATCGTCAACGTGGGCTCGACGGCCGGCCGGATCGCCTACGAGGGAGGGGCCGGTTACACGGCCGCCAAGCACGGCACCCAGGTCGTCACCGAGACACTCCGGCTCGAGCTGGTCGGCGAGCCGATCCGGGTCAGCGAGATCGCACCGGGGATGGTCCGCACCGACGAGTTCGCGCTGAACCGGTTCGAGGGCGACCGCTCGCGGGCCGACGCCGTGTACGCCGGCGTCCCCGACCCGCTGGTGGCCGAGGACGTCGCCGATGCGATCGCCTGGATCGCGACCCGACCGTCGCACGTGAACATCGACGAGCTGGTGATCAAGCCGCGCGCCCAGGCCGCCCAGCACAAGGTGCACCGGGTCTGA
- a CDS encoding DUF1304 domain-containing protein, which produces MNIVADILVGLVAALHLYFLVLEMFLWTTPTGRRTFGLEAGFAEQSKSLAANQGLYNGFLVAGLVWGLAADRTDVKVFFLACVIVAGLYGAATVSKRILLVQAVPAVLALGAVLLSR; this is translated from the coding sequence GTGAACATCGTCGCGGACATCCTGGTCGGTCTGGTCGCCGCCCTGCACCTGTACTTCCTGGTCCTCGAGATGTTCCTGTGGACCACCCCGACCGGGCGGCGGACGTTCGGGCTCGAGGCGGGGTTCGCCGAGCAGTCGAAGTCGCTGGCGGCCAACCAGGGTCTCTACAACGGGTTCCTCGTGGCCGGCCTGGTGTGGGGCCTGGCGGCCGACCGCACCGATGTGAAGGTGTTCTTCCTCGCCTGCGTCATCGTCGCCGGTCTCTACGGCGCCGCGACGGTGAGCAAGAGGATCCTGCTGGTGCAGGCGGTGCCGGCCGTGCTGGCCCTCGGTGCGGTGCTGCTCAGCCGCTGA
- a CDS encoding aspartate/glutamate racemase family protein, with amino-acid sequence MQTIGLVGGMSWESSAVYYRDLNLGVSDRLGGLSSPKLVLSTVDFAELSALEDEERWQQIGELLADAARGVERAGADFLLLCTTTFHRVADQVEAAVDIPLLHLADVVAEEVLSHGVDRVGFIGTSVAMSDGFFADRLARHGLEAVVPDARHHAALNSAIYDELVHGRVVDATRARVLGVIDELWDEGVGGVLLGCTELELLIKQADCELPVYPCTTLHVAAALDRALAE; translated from the coding sequence ATGCAGACGATCGGCCTGGTCGGCGGGATGAGCTGGGAGAGCAGCGCGGTCTACTACCGCGACCTCAACCTCGGGGTCAGCGACCGCCTGGGCGGCCTCTCCTCCCCCAAGCTGGTGCTGAGCACCGTCGACTTCGCCGAGCTGAGCGCCCTCGAGGACGAGGAACGCTGGCAGCAGATCGGCGAGCTCCTCGCCGACGCCGCGCGCGGTGTCGAGCGGGCCGGCGCGGACTTCCTCCTGCTCTGCACCACGACGTTCCACCGGGTGGCCGACCAGGTGGAGGCCGCGGTCGACATCCCTCTGCTGCACCTGGCCGACGTGGTCGCCGAGGAGGTGCTCTCCCATGGGGTCGACCGGGTCGGCTTCATCGGGACGTCGGTGGCGATGTCCGACGGGTTCTTCGCCGACCGGCTGGCCCGGCACGGCCTCGAGGCCGTGGTGCCCGACGCGCGCCACCACGCCGCGCTCAACTCCGCGATCTACGACGAGCTCGTGCACGGCCGGGTCGTCGACGCCACCCGCGCGCGGGTGCTCGGCGTGATCGACGAGCTCTGGGACGAGGGGGTAGGCGGCGTGCTCCTGGGCTGCACCGAGCTGGAGCTGCTGATCAAGCAGGCCGACTGCGAGCTGCCGGTCTATCCGTGCACCACCCTGCACGTGGCCGCCGCCCTGGACCGAGCCCTGGCTGAGTGA
- a CDS encoding YbjN domain-containing protein yields MTAAAANDPAQVLRDYLADNDLEFTEQGSVFSFALPGERKLQTPVRLDLGPHALGVHAFVCRNPDENHERVYRWLLERNLKTYAVSYAVDHLGDIYLDARLPLSLVTPEELDRLLGSVLAHADGSFNTILELGFASSIRKEWEWRNLRGESTRNLDAFRGWLETDGTPDVERP; encoded by the coding sequence GTGACCGCGGCCGCGGCGAACGACCCGGCCCAGGTGCTGCGCGACTACCTCGCCGACAACGACCTGGAGTTCACCGAGCAGGGCAGCGTCTTCAGCTTCGCACTGCCGGGGGAGCGCAAGCTCCAGACGCCCGTGCGGCTCGACCTCGGGCCGCACGCCCTCGGCGTCCATGCCTTCGTGTGCCGCAACCCCGACGAGAACCACGAACGCGTCTACCGCTGGCTGCTCGAGCGCAACCTCAAGACGTACGCCGTGTCGTACGCCGTGGACCACCTCGGCGACATCTACCTCGACGCCCGGCTGCCGTTGTCACTGGTGACACCCGAGGAGCTCGACCGCCTGCTCGGCTCGGTGCTGGCCCACGCCGACGGCTCCTTCAACACCATCCTCGAGCTGGGCTTCGCCTCCTCCATCCGCAAGGAGTGGGAGTGGCGCAACCTGCGTGGCGAGTCCACGCGCAACCTCGACGCCTTCCGCGGCTGGCTGGAAACCGACGGGACGCCGGACGTCGAGCGGCCCTAG
- a CDS encoding ABC transporter ATP-binding protein → MPASQEPTPGWIRRLSGQVWKHKRDVVIAFGAAVLGSAGQAMVPLIARKIVDDVVGDPRAPLWPWLLLLVLIAVAVFGLAYLRRFHNGRSSLAVQYDLRNQIHDHLLTLDRATLSHLPTGQLVSRASSDTTLITGLLNFLPLMFGNVLLMLIALVIMFVLSPLLACVGLVIAPALFVVSYRLRISVFPASWDGQQREGEVAEIVDEDVGGVRVVKAFGQEERELLRMVGVVQSLYGARMRATRLQARYQPLLEAIPTLAQVAVLALGGWLVMQGDITIGTFLAFSTYVGQFVAPARQLAGVLTIGQQARAGVERIFQVLDLEPQLTDAPDATDLPTLQGEIELRDVHFSYDGTEILRGLDLHIGAGERVALVGSSGSGKSTVVALVQRMIDPDRGQVLLDGYDVRTARLRTLRGQIGAAFEESFLFSDTIAANIAYGRPDASREEVVAAAQVARAHDFVEELVDGYETRVGERGMSLSGGQRQRIALARAILTDPAILVLDDATSAVDASTEERIFTGLREVLAGRTSLIVAHRVSTLHLADRVVLLEDGRVADDGTHDDLMARNASYRELLTGLDEEAAASVGDSIETLTELEVTPEAWQSGNRADAVRAADERRASKLPPAAAGIGPGIRAGGRGGGWQMSLAPTPELLARVAALPPVRDHITLDLDRQTAPDPHFSMRGLVREFRWSFALGLLLVVIDAVAALLGPWLVHQGIDDGVRVDAAHVLFAVSAVFALVVLVDLVDQIAETFVTGRTSERIMAGLRVRIWAQLQRLSLDYYEREMAGRIMTRMTTDVDQFETLIENGLLAALVSLVTFAGVGVALLLLDLELALWTFTVVVPLAVATVLFRRVTNRLYDVVRESLAVVNADFQESLSGIREAQAFVHEDATIEQFHRLGLRYFDARLMAQRTIATYFPFVLFLSAIADVIVLGVGAHLIAQGRLTTGVLIAFILYLTMFFSPIQQLSQVFDSWQQTRVSVHRIADLMRLQTGTPDPDQPQPLGPVRGELALVDVHFRYPSAPEVPTLAARGPADSALPDPDVVRRKPPEALRGLDLRVAPLETVALVGETGAGKSTVLKLLARFYDPDSGSVTLDGHDLRTLGLHDFRSRLGYVPQESFLFTGTIRDNIAYGRPEATDAEVEAAARSVGAHDFIAGLPDGYLQPIAERGASLSSGQRQLIALARAELVDPAVLLLDEATANLDLATEAKVAAAMAAVAGRRTTILIAHRLQTARTADRIVVLGQGRVLEDGTHDELVARDGRYAAMWRAFELVSAG, encoded by the coding sequence ATGCCAGCCAGCCAGGAGCCCACGCCGGGGTGGATCCGCAGACTGAGCGGGCAGGTCTGGAAGCACAAGCGCGACGTGGTGATCGCATTCGGCGCCGCCGTCCTGGGCAGCGCGGGGCAGGCGATGGTCCCGCTGATCGCCCGGAAGATCGTCGACGACGTCGTGGGCGACCCCCGCGCCCCGCTGTGGCCGTGGCTGCTCCTGCTCGTGCTGATCGCGGTCGCGGTCTTCGGGCTGGCCTACCTGCGGCGCTTCCACAACGGCCGGTCGTCGCTGGCCGTGCAGTACGACCTGCGCAACCAGATCCACGACCACCTCCTGACCCTCGACCGGGCCACCCTGTCGCACCTGCCGACGGGACAGCTGGTCTCGCGCGCCAGCAGCGACACGACCCTGATCACGGGGCTGCTCAACTTCCTGCCGCTGATGTTCGGCAACGTGCTGCTGATGCTGATCGCCCTGGTGATCATGTTCGTGCTCTCGCCCCTGCTCGCCTGTGTGGGACTGGTGATCGCGCCGGCTCTCTTCGTCGTCTCCTACCGGTTGCGGATCAGCGTCTTCCCGGCCAGCTGGGACGGCCAGCAGCGCGAGGGTGAGGTCGCCGAGATCGTGGACGAGGACGTCGGAGGCGTCCGCGTGGTCAAGGCGTTCGGTCAGGAGGAGCGCGAGCTGCTCCGGATGGTCGGCGTCGTCCAGTCGTTGTACGGCGCCCGGATGCGCGCCACCCGGCTCCAGGCCCGCTACCAGCCGTTGCTCGAGGCCATCCCGACGCTGGCCCAGGTCGCGGTGCTCGCCCTCGGGGGCTGGCTGGTGATGCAGGGCGACATCACGATCGGCACCTTCCTCGCGTTCTCGACGTACGTCGGGCAGTTCGTCGCGCCGGCCCGCCAGCTCGCCGGGGTGCTCACCATCGGCCAGCAGGCCCGCGCAGGAGTCGAGCGGATCTTCCAGGTGCTCGACCTCGAGCCACAGCTGACCGATGCCCCCGACGCCACCGACCTGCCGACCCTGCAGGGTGAGATCGAGCTCCGGGACGTGCACTTCTCCTACGACGGCACCGAGATCCTGCGCGGTCTCGACCTCCACATCGGTGCCGGGGAGCGGGTGGCTCTGGTCGGCTCCAGCGGCAGCGGCAAGTCCACCGTCGTGGCCCTCGTGCAGCGGATGATCGACCCCGACCGCGGCCAGGTCCTCCTCGACGGGTACGACGTACGGACCGCGCGCCTGCGCACCTTGCGCGGCCAGATCGGGGCGGCGTTCGAGGAGAGCTTCCTGTTCTCCGACACGATCGCCGCCAACATCGCCTACGGCCGGCCCGACGCCAGTCGCGAGGAGGTGGTCGCGGCGGCGCAGGTGGCCCGTGCCCACGACTTCGTCGAGGAGCTGGTCGACGGCTACGAGACCCGGGTCGGCGAGCGCGGCATGAGTCTCTCGGGTGGCCAGAGGCAGCGGATCGCCCTGGCCCGGGCGATCCTGACCGACCCGGCGATCCTGGTGCTCGACGACGCCACCAGCGCCGTGGACGCGTCGACCGAGGAGCGGATCTTCACCGGGCTGCGTGAGGTGCTGGCCGGCCGCACCTCGCTGATCGTCGCGCACCGGGTCTCCACGCTCCACCTCGCGGACCGCGTGGTGCTGCTCGAGGACGGCCGGGTCGCCGACGACGGCACCCACGACGACCTGATGGCGCGCAACGCGTCGTACCGCGAGCTGCTCACCGGTCTCGACGAGGAGGCGGCCGCGTCGGTCGGAGACAGCATCGAGACCCTCACCGAGCTCGAGGTGACCCCCGAGGCGTGGCAGTCCGGCAACCGGGCGGATGCCGTCCGGGCCGCGGACGAGCGGCGGGCGTCCAAGCTCCCCCCGGCGGCCGCCGGCATCGGTCCCGGCATCCGCGCCGGTGGCCGGGGCGGAGGCTGGCAGATGTCCCTGGCCCCCACCCCGGAGCTGCTGGCGAGGGTCGCTGCGCTGCCGCCCGTGCGCGACCACATCACCCTCGACCTCGACCGTCAGACCGCGCCCGACCCGCACTTCTCCATGCGTGGTCTGGTGCGCGAGTTCCGCTGGTCGTTCGCGCTCGGCCTGCTGCTCGTGGTGATCGACGCGGTCGCCGCGCTGCTCGGGCCCTGGCTGGTCCACCAGGGCATCGACGACGGCGTCCGCGTCGACGCCGCTCATGTGCTGTTCGCCGTCTCCGCCGTCTTCGCCCTCGTGGTGCTGGTCGACCTGGTCGACCAGATCGCGGAGACGTTCGTGACCGGCCGCACCAGCGAGCGGATCATGGCCGGTCTCCGGGTCCGGATCTGGGCTCAGCTCCAGCGACTGTCCCTCGACTACTACGAGCGGGAGATGGCCGGCCGGATCATGACCCGGATGACCACCGACGTCGACCAGTTCGAGACGTTGATCGAGAACGGTCTGCTGGCCGCGCTGGTCTCCCTGGTCACCTTCGCCGGGGTCGGGGTCGCGCTCCTGCTGCTCGACCTGGAGCTCGCTCTCTGGACCTTCACCGTGGTGGTCCCGCTGGCGGTCGCGACCGTGCTCTTCCGCCGTGTCACCAACCGGCTGTACGACGTCGTGCGCGAGTCGCTGGCCGTGGTCAACGCCGACTTCCAGGAGTCGCTGTCGGGCATCCGCGAGGCCCAGGCGTTCGTGCACGAGGACGCGACGATCGAGCAGTTCCACCGGCTGGGGCTGCGCTACTTCGACGCCAGGCTGATGGCCCAGCGCACGATCGCGACCTACTTCCCGTTCGTACTGTTCCTGTCCGCGATCGCGGATGTGATCGTGCTCGGTGTCGGCGCCCACCTGATCGCGCAGGGCCGCCTGACCACCGGCGTGCTGATCGCGTTCATCCTCTACCTGACGATGTTCTTCTCGCCGATCCAGCAGCTCTCGCAGGTCTTCGACTCCTGGCAGCAGACCCGGGTCTCGGTCCACCGGATCGCGGACCTGATGCGCCTGCAGACCGGCACCCCCGACCCCGACCAGCCCCAGCCGCTCGGGCCGGTGCGCGGCGAGCTGGCGCTGGTCGACGTGCACTTCCGCTACCCGTCGGCCCCGGAGGTCCCGACCCTCGCCGCCAGGGGGCCGGCCGACTCCGCGCTGCCCGACCCCGACGTCGTACGACGCAAGCCGCCGGAGGCGCTGCGTGGCCTCGACCTTCGGGTCGCCCCCCTGGAGACGGTGGCCCTGGTCGGCGAGACCGGGGCCGGCAAGTCGACGGTGCTCAAGCTGCTCGCCCGCTTCTACGACCCCGACTCCGGCTCGGTCACCCTCGACGGGCACGACCTGCGCACCCTCGGCCTGCACGACTTCCGCAGCCGCCTCGGCTACGTGCCGCAGGAGTCGTTCCTCTTCACCGGCACCATCCGGGACAACATCGCCTACGGTCGCCCCGAGGCGACCGACGCTGAGGTCGAGGCGGCCGCCCGCTCGGTCGGCGCCCACGACTTCATCGCCGGGTTGCCGGACGGCTACCTCCAGCCGATCGCCGAGCGCGGCGCATCCCTGTCGTCGGGGCAGCGGCAGCTGATCGCGCTGGCCCGGGCCGAGCTGGTCGACCCGGCGGTCCTGCTGCTCGACGAGGCCACGGCGAACCTCGACCTCGCCACCGAGGCCAAGGTCGCGGCTGCGATGGCCGCCGTGGCCGGACGCCGTACGACGATCCTGATCGCGCACCGACTCCAGACCGCCCGCACCGCCGACCGGATCGTCGTGCTCGGCCAGGGTCGGGTCCTGGAGGACGGCACGCACGACGAGCTGGTGGCCCGCGACGGCCGGTACGCCGCGATGTGGCGCGCCTTCGAGCTGGTCTCGGCGGGCTGA
- a CDS encoding GNAT family N-acetyltransferase, which produces MEWPFFDLRVSCGEVLLRGVTDADLDPLLAVLPGDLEHDPRSERLAELDDEADHRRLFTANLWKHRGSWSPASWCLELAVEVDGAVVGVQALEGDDFPLLRTVDSYSWLTAGVRGRGLATSLRTGVLALAFDHLGAVAAVSSATMDNAPSLAVSRRLGYADNGVSLIRTAAGAEQLQHLRLTRERWLADAHDVEVTGIEACLPWFGLSG; this is translated from the coding sequence GTGGAGTGGCCCTTCTTCGACCTGCGGGTCTCGTGCGGTGAGGTGCTGCTGCGCGGGGTGACCGACGCGGACCTCGACCCGCTGCTGGCCGTGCTCCCCGGCGACCTCGAGCACGACCCGCGCAGCGAGCGCCTCGCCGAGCTGGACGACGAGGCCGACCATCGTCGCCTCTTCACCGCCAACCTCTGGAAGCACCGTGGCTCGTGGTCCCCCGCGTCGTGGTGCCTGGAGCTGGCGGTCGAGGTCGACGGAGCCGTCGTGGGGGTGCAGGCGTTGGAGGGCGACGACTTCCCGCTCCTGCGCACGGTCGACTCCTACTCCTGGCTGACCGCCGGGGTCCGGGGCCGAGGCCTCGCCACCTCCTTGCGCACCGGGGTGCTGGCCCTGGCCTTCGACCACCTCGGCGCCGTGGCCGCCGTCTCGTCCGCCACGATGGACAACGCGCCGTCGCTGGCGGTCTCCCGGCGGCTGGGCTACGCGGACAACGGGGTGTCCCTGATCCGCACGGCGGCTGGCGCCGAGCAGCTCCAGCACCTGAGGCTGACCCGGGAGCGCTGGCTCGCCGATGCCCACGACGTCGAGGTCACCGGCATCGAGGCGTGCCTGCCGTGGTTCGGGCTCAGCGGCTGA
- a CDS encoding DMT family transporter — protein sequence MALTEDFRSRWLPVAAVVVTLTLWASAFVAIRHLGHDFSAGALSLGRLAVGAVALGVVALSRGVPRPSGRDWLSLLVIGVLWFGVYNVSLNQGERHVDAGTAAMLIQISPVLIALLATLFLGDRFTGWLGLGLALAFAGVVLIGLSQPGGHNDLIGVGLCLLAALVYSISLVVQKPLVSRLSAVHVTWLACTIGAIACLPFAGQLVHDTARASVSDVWWVIYLGVFPTAIAFTTYAFALQHMSASSLGITTYLVPPLTIFLGWLFLGEVPPTMAYAGGALALVGVAVARRKPRPREVAPQPA from the coding sequence GTGGCTCTTACCGAGGACTTCCGCAGTCGCTGGCTCCCCGTCGCCGCCGTCGTCGTCACCCTCACCCTGTGGGCCTCGGCCTTCGTCGCGATCCGGCACCTCGGCCACGACTTCTCGGCCGGCGCCCTCTCGCTGGGCCGGCTGGCGGTGGGTGCCGTGGCCCTGGGCGTCGTGGCCCTGTCCCGTGGCGTCCCGCGACCGAGTGGTCGCGACTGGCTGTCACTGCTGGTGATCGGCGTGCTCTGGTTCGGCGTCTACAACGTCTCCCTCAACCAGGGCGAGCGCCACGTCGACGCCGGGACCGCCGCGATGCTGATCCAGATCTCACCGGTGCTGATCGCCCTGCTGGCCACCCTGTTCCTGGGAGACCGCTTCACGGGCTGGCTCGGCCTCGGCCTGGCCCTCGCCTTCGCCGGAGTGGTCCTGATCGGGCTCTCCCAGCCGGGCGGGCACAACGACCTGATCGGGGTCGGGCTGTGCCTGCTCGCCGCCCTGGTCTACTCGATCTCGCTGGTCGTGCAGAAGCCGCTCGTCTCGCGCCTCTCCGCGGTCCACGTGACCTGGCTGGCGTGCACGATCGGTGCGATCGCCTGCCTCCCCTTCGCCGGGCAGCTGGTCCACGACACCGCCCGGGCCTCGGTGTCCGACGTGTGGTGGGTGATCTACCTCGGGGTGTTCCCGACCGCGATCGCCTTCACGACGTACGCCTTCGCGTTGCAGCACATGAGTGCCAGCAGCCTGGGTATCACCACCTACCTCGTGCCGCCCCTGACGATCTTCCTGGGCTGGCTCTTCCTGGGCGAGGTGCCGCCGACCATGGCGTACGCCGGCGGGGCACTGGCCCTGGTCGGTGTGGCCGTGGCGCGGCGCAAGCCACGCCCGCGCGAGGTGGCGCCCCAGCCCGCGTAG
- the mshA gene encoding D-inositol-3-phosphate glycosyltransferase has product MISVHTSPLDQPGTGDAGGLNVYVVELSRRLAAAGIEVDIFTRATSSRLDTIVEAGDRIKVHNIHAGPFEGLTKDELPGQLCVFAREVLRTEAAQPLGHYDLVHSHYWLSGQVGALARDRWGVPLVHTMHTMAKVKNDALAAGDSPEPTARIIGEEQVVEAADMLIASTDIEAKQLINLYDADPGRVEVVHPGVDLAVFRPRDTAAARRQVGLPADAHVVLFAGRLQPLKAPDVLLRAVALLLAETPDLRPRLVVPIVGGPSGTGLEHPESLAELAAELGIADVVRFVPPVPAAELAVWDAAASVVAVPSYNESFGLVAAEALATGTPVIAAAVGGLPTVVEDGRDGLLVDTHEPRDWASALRRVLLDDALRARLSEGARARSGRFSWERTAERTLDVYERARAALREPV; this is encoded by the coding sequence ATGATCAGCGTGCACACCTCTCCGCTCGACCAGCCCGGCACCGGCGACGCCGGCGGCCTCAACGTCTACGTGGTGGAGCTGTCCCGACGGCTGGCCGCGGCCGGCATCGAGGTCGACATCTTCACCCGCGCCACCTCGTCGCGGCTCGACACCATCGTCGAGGCCGGTGACCGGATCAAGGTCCACAACATCCACGCCGGTCCGTTCGAGGGCCTGACCAAGGACGAGCTGCCCGGCCAGCTCTGCGTGTTCGCCCGTGAGGTGCTGCGCACCGAGGCCGCGCAGCCGCTGGGCCACTACGACCTGGTGCACTCCCACTACTGGCTCTCCGGCCAGGTCGGTGCGCTGGCGCGGGACCGCTGGGGCGTGCCGCTGGTGCACACCATGCACACCATGGCCAAGGTGAAGAACGACGCGCTGGCCGCCGGTGACAGCCCCGAGCCGACGGCTCGGATCATCGGTGAGGAGCAGGTCGTCGAGGCCGCCGACATGCTGATCGCGAGCACCGACATCGAGGCCAAGCAGCTGATCAACCTGTACGACGCGGACCCCGGCCGGGTCGAGGTCGTCCACCCCGGCGTCGACCTCGCTGTCTTCCGGCCCCGTGACACCGCCGCCGCGCGTCGACAGGTCGGGCTCCCCGCCGATGCCCACGTGGTGCTGTTCGCCGGCCGCCTCCAGCCCCTGAAGGCTCCCGACGTGCTGCTCCGGGCCGTCGCCCTCCTGCTCGCCGAGACGCCCGACCTGCGCCCGCGGCTCGTCGTGCCGATCGTCGGCGGGCCGTCCGGCACCGGCCTCGAGCACCCCGAGTCGCTGGCCGAGCTCGCTGCCGAGCTCGGCATCGCCGACGTGGTGCGGTTCGTGCCACCGGTGCCGGCCGCCGAGCTCGCCGTCTGGGACGCGGCCGCATCCGTCGTGGCGGTTCCGTCGTACAACGAGTCGTTCGGGCTGGTCGCGGCCGAGGCCCTGGCCACCGGCACTCCCGTGATCGCCGCGGCCGTCGGGGGACTCCCGACCGTGGTCGAGGACGGTCGCGACGGGCTGCTCGTCGACACCCACGAGCCGCGCGACTGGGCCTCCGCGCTCCGGCGGGTCCTGCTCGACGACGCCCTGCGAGCGCGGCTGTCGGAGGGCGCCCGGGCCCGCTCCGGACGCTTCTCCTGGGAACGCACGGCGGAGCGCACCCTCGACGTCTACGAGCGCGCCCGCGCCGCGCTCCGGGAGCCCGTGTGA
- a CDS encoding M4 family metallopeptidase: MTLGPRCTFVPPFLLERIAASDHAAADHCRATLARDQEFRAGRETLQPATAVPAAGSPAWVVDTAANGSTLPGRVVRAAGQAASGDASVDEAAVGITATLSLYADVYDRASYDGQGAEVVLTVHYEQGYDNAFWNGTQLVFGDGDGKIFGSFTKPIDVLGHEFTHAVTQFTANLTYQGQSGALNESVSDCFGMCVKQRVLGQTAAQADWLVGEGIFLPGIHARALRDMANPGTAYDDPTLGRDPQVGSMSDYVDTTDDNGGVHTNSGIPNRAFQLAATAIGGDTWDGAGRIWYAALTGSGVTAGTDFAGFAAATVAAAGDHADAVRQAWTTVGVTPGAGATTAASPSGSAAGQVLRVRRTGGIAGRTVEGSVDLSAQGATTEAARSLVDRIDLSAVAEPEGSLPDAFSYTFEYAGRCVTVPRHRLTDDQRALAALVLEPGDTAG, translated from the coding sequence ATGACTCTCGGACCCCGCTGCACCTTCGTCCCGCCCTTCCTGCTCGAGCGGATCGCCGCCTCCGACCACGCCGCTGCCGACCACTGCCGGGCGACGCTCGCGAGAGACCAGGAGTTCCGGGCCGGGCGCGAGACGCTCCAGCCCGCGACGGCAGTGCCGGCCGCGGGCTCACCGGCCTGGGTGGTGGACACCGCGGCCAACGGCTCGACGCTGCCGGGCCGCGTCGTCCGGGCGGCCGGGCAGGCGGCGTCGGGCGACGCGAGCGTCGACGAGGCGGCCGTGGGCATCACCGCGACCCTGAGCCTGTACGCCGACGTCTACGACCGCGCGTCGTACGACGGCCAGGGCGCCGAGGTGGTGCTGACCGTGCACTACGAGCAGGGCTATGACAACGCGTTCTGGAACGGCACGCAGCTGGTGTTCGGCGACGGTGACGGCAAGATCTTCGGCAGCTTCACCAAGCCGATCGACGTGCTGGGTCACGAGTTCACCCACGCCGTCACCCAGTTCACCGCCAACCTGACCTACCAGGGCCAGTCCGGCGCACTCAACGAGTCGGTGTCGGACTGCTTCGGCATGTGCGTCAAGCAGCGCGTCCTCGGCCAGACGGCGGCGCAGGCGGACTGGCTGGTCGGAGAAGGCATCTTCCTGCCCGGCATCCACGCCCGGGCATTGCGCGACATGGCCAACCCCGGCACGGCGTACGACGACCCGACGCTCGGCAGGGACCCCCAGGTCGGCAGCATGTCCGACTACGTCGACACCACCGACGACAACGGCGGGGTCCACACCAACTCCGGGATCCCCAACCGCGCGTTCCAGCTCGCTGCGACCGCGATCGGCGGCGACACCTGGGACGGCGCCGGCCGGATCTGGTACGCCGCCCTCACCGGAAGCGGGGTCACCGCCGGCACCGACTTCGCCGGCTTCGCCGCGGCGACCGTGGCTGCCGCCGGCGACCACGCCGATGCGGTCCGTCAGGCCTGGACGACCGTCGGCGTGACGCCGGGGGCAGGTGCGACGACGGCCGCCTCACCGTCCGGCAGCGCTGCCGGCCAGGTCCTGCGGGTACGCCGTACCGGCGGCATCGCGGGCCGCACCGTCGAAGGCTCGGTCGACCTCTCCGCTCAGGGCGCCACCACCGAGGCGGCGCGCAGCCTCGTGGACCGCATCGACCTCTCGGCCGTGGCCGAGCCGGAGGGGTCCCTGCCCGACGCGTTCAGCTACACCTTCGAGTACGCCGGCCGGTGCGTGACCGTGCCCCGTCACCGGCTCACCGACGACCAGCGCGCGCTGGCGGCACTGGTGCTCGAGCCCGGCGACACGGCCGGGTGA